In the Nitrososphaerales archaeon genome, one interval contains:
- a CDS encoding HTH domain-containing protein has protein sequence MSKRYSLDEIKRKVIDVLKNTDTGLSGIEIADRIGVNRVTLAKYLNVLETIGLIKKKQAGSVNVWYLAQGVTEFEFPIDVLEVQQAYMNATFNHAQDEARRIIISVIHSNMDPIRLLADVITPTLNTADALYSRGRMTVTELSFINNLVEESVDLIKFNAQREDVKPNAYATFMSAQGESYALGAKISSVAFYLKGWNSYFLGSVAAETDLLFDIDLLKFLNKISKDRRGLMIMGISVMQKEHLQGTGATIRSVKSKLAKNLFVLIEGTAVKEAGELASEIGADFYAKDLPSAITWAEELYKKVKW, from the coding sequence TTGTCTAAGAGGTATTCGTTGGATGAAATTAAAAGAAAAGTGATAGACGTTCTCAAGAATACGGACACAGGTCTTTCGGGAATAGAGATTGCAGATAGGATCGGAGTTAATAGAGTCACACTGGCAAAATACCTTAACGTGCTGGAAACTATTGGGCTGATAAAGAAGAAACAGGCGGGGTCGGTAAACGTTTGGTATCTGGCGCAAGGGGTCACAGAATTTGAGTTCCCCATAGATGTGCTAGAGGTACAACAGGCCTACATGAACGCTACGTTCAATCATGCACAAGATGAAGCTAGGCGTATAATTATCAGCGTTATACATTCTAACATGGATCCAATAAGATTGCTTGCAGATGTTATTACCCCAACCCTAAACACAGCCGATGCATTGTACAGCAGGGGTAGGATGACCGTCACCGAACTTAGCTTCATAAATAACTTGGTCGAAGAGTCTGTAGATCTTATAAAATTCAATGCTCAACGTGAAGATGTGAAGCCAAATGCGTATGCAACGTTCATGAGCGCACAGGGAGAGTCTTATGCTCTGGGAGCAAAGATTTCATCTGTGGCGTTTTATTTGAAGGGATGGAACTCGTACTTTCTAGGCAGTGTTGCGGCAGAAACGGATCTGCTGTTTGACATAGATCTTCTGAAGTTCCTGAACAAGATATCAAAGGACAGAAGGGGGTTGATGATCATGGGTATATCTGTCATGCAGAAGGAGCACTTACAAGGTACAGGCGCAACTATAAGGTCTGTTAAATCAAAATTAGCAAAGAACCTATTTGTGCTCATTGAAGGTACTGCCGTTAAGGAAGCGGGCGAACTTGCTAGTGAGATAGGAGCAGATTTTTATGCAAAGGATCTTCCTTCCGCAATCACATGGGCTGAAGAGCTGTATAAGAAGGTCAAATGGTAA
- a CDS encoding cation:proton antiporter: MLPDATEFLAISVLLLGGAITAGILIRRIRYPPIIGFILIGMAIGPFGFGIIKDLELVNLLAELGIVLIFFVVGLGLSISKFRQTSGPSIVVGLLQQSMMFFLGYITGYLLGWSTIESLFLGGVLAVTSTTITVRLLQEAGILHTKMAGTILTTSIIDDLSALLTLTILAHIVRSGSVGIFDISIVVAETIAFFVLTLALGLKVVPRILEIADRSSIDEAPYLIALSMGFGLAFLANMIGLSSAIGAFLAGMMVASARKSDVIVERILPLRDFFGTIFFVSVGMLVSFNVLLDYAWVSIPIVVVAILGKLVTNFFSAFLVGHSREEATTIGILMVPRGEFSYVIAKQGVDLGAAREAIYPITVVVSFASMVIIPALMKFLPTVIDSKTILPPRVFIPLEVLGNIFRSYLSSLQRKESVTEVTRKLIPKLIVNIAIIAVLLSALSLSDPYIRMLYQTFSSLQIVSYEIFKLILTVVVIAYPVVTIFGKTGQITESLFDATQYRIVKAPIVTGGMHYLHRIIRNVVTGMAVLLISSFITPSLSVITNIEIILPISSLVTLGVFVYLILDTFFVINRRMERSIMSSLHSARDVEEKERIPNQDETKGSDANKG, translated from the coding sequence TTGCTGCCAGATGCAACAGAGTTCCTTGCAATATCGGTTTTGCTACTTGGCGGTGCCATTACAGCAGGTATACTGATTAGAAGAATACGATATCCACCAATTATCGGTTTTATCCTGATAGGCATGGCAATTGGCCCTTTTGGATTCGGAATAATTAAAGATCTAGAATTGGTAAATCTGTTAGCTGAGCTTGGGATTGTGCTGATCTTCTTCGTAGTGGGGCTTGGCCTTAGCATTAGTAAATTCAGGCAAACCAGTGGCCCTTCAATTGTTGTAGGACTCCTACAGCAGTCGATGATGTTTTTCCTAGGATACATAACAGGTTATTTGCTGGGATGGAGTACCATAGAGTCTTTATTTTTAGGTGGCGTTCTTGCAGTTACCAGTACAACCATCACGGTGCGGCTCTTACAGGAAGCGGGAATACTACATACAAAAATGGCAGGAACGATCCTGACAACTTCTATCATAGACGATCTATCAGCACTGCTAACCTTAACAATTCTTGCGCATATAGTAAGGAGCGGTTCGGTTGGGATATTTGATATTTCCATCGTTGTAGCAGAAACCATTGCGTTTTTCGTACTAACCCTTGCGTTGGGTTTGAAGGTTGTTCCCAGGATATTAGAAATTGCTGACCGATCTAGTATAGACGAAGCACCATATCTGATTGCTCTATCAATGGGATTTGGACTTGCTTTCCTTGCAAACATGATAGGGCTAAGCAGCGCAATAGGGGCTTTCCTAGCAGGTATGATGGTGGCTTCTGCTCGGAAATCAGATGTGATAGTAGAAAGGATTTTACCTCTACGTGACTTTTTCGGTACGATCTTCTTCGTTTCTGTAGGAATGTTAGTTAGCTTTAACGTGTTGTTGGATTATGCATGGGTATCAATCCCTATCGTTGTGGTAGCTATACTTGGCAAATTGGTTACCAATTTCTTTAGCGCATTTTTGGTTGGACACAGCAGAGAAGAAGCTACAACTATTGGTATCCTTATGGTTCCTAGAGGTGAATTCTCCTATGTAATTGCTAAGCAAGGGGTAGATCTAGGCGCAGCTAGAGAGGCCATCTATCCTATTACAGTCGTGGTTTCTTTTGCAAGCATGGTCATCATACCAGCACTAATGAAGTTCCTTCCTACCGTAATCGACTCTAAAACCATACTTCCCCCTCGTGTCTTTATCCCACTAGAGGTCTTGGGTAACATCTTTAGGAGTTATCTATCCAGTTTACAGCGGAAAGAGAGCGTCACAGAAGTGACACGCAAATTGATACCAAAATTGATAGTAAATATTGCTATTATAGCCGTTCTGTTATCTGCGCTGTCACTCAGCGACCCTTATATACGCATGCTGTACCAGACCTTTTCATCACTTCAAATAGTATCGTATGAAATATTCAAGTTAATTCTTACCGTAGTTGTTATAGCATATCCAGTAGTGACGATTTTTGGTAAGACTGGACAGATTACAGAATCGCTATTTGATGCAACACAGTACAGGATCGTTAAAGCGCCGATAGTTACTGGTGGTATGCACTATCTACACAGGATCATCAGGAACGTAGTGACAGGTATGGCTGTATTGCTGATCTCGAGTTTCATAACCCCATCTCTTTCAGTAATTACCAACATTGAAATAATCTTGCCTATATCGTCGCTCGTGACACTGGGCGTATTCGTTTACCTTATACTTGACACCTTCTTTGTCATAAATAGAAGAATGGAAAGAAGCATAATGAGTTCCCTACATAGTGCGAGGGATGTGGAAGAAAAAGAAAGGATACCCAATCAGGACGAAACTAAAGGGTCTGATGCTAATAAAGGCTAA
- a CDS encoding DUF2182 domain-containing protein, giving the protein MPYDPTAISLFATTWTVGMAAMMFPAISPMVLLYNRLISGNVETVVKERSHPLQLILFVGSYLSIWASVGVILLLTWSSAINVLMEIHVNELNIIHGIVLIVAGLYQFSSIKTKCLGYCESPMSFFMRRWRSGTVGAVKMGTYHALYCLGCCWPYFLLMLALGWMDVLWMGLFAGIIFGEKIWSRGIWVARSAGIGFLTLGLLTIFVPGIGLTAYILTFQ; this is encoded by the coding sequence ATGCCATATGATCCGACGGCAATTTCACTCTTTGCAACTACTTGGACTGTAGGTATGGCTGCAATGATGTTTCCGGCTATTTCACCAATGGTACTGCTCTATAACAGGTTGATAAGTGGTAACGTAGAAACAGTAGTTAAGGAACGATCCCATCCACTTCAATTGATACTGTTTGTAGGCTCCTACCTTTCCATATGGGCTTCAGTAGGTGTTATACTGTTATTAACATGGTCTTCTGCAATAAATGTTTTGATGGAAATACATGTAAATGAATTGAATATTATTCATGGCATCGTATTGATTGTCGCCGGTCTGTATCAGTTCAGTTCCATTAAAACTAAATGCCTAGGTTATTGCGAATCTCCAATGAGTTTCTTTATGAGAAGGTGGAGAAGCGGAACAGTAGGTGCGGTTAAAATGGGAACATACCATGCTCTCTACTGTCTTGGATGTTGCTGGCCATATTTTCTATTGATGCTAGCATTAGGATGGATGGATGTACTGTGGATGGGACTATTTGCCGGTATAATTTTTGGAGAGAAGATATGGTCGCGAGGCATATGGGTCGCAAGGTCAGCCGGTATTGGATTTTTAACTTTAGGACTCCTTACCATTTTTGTTCCCGGCATCGGTTTAACTGCCTATATTCTCACCTTTCAATAA
- the mntR gene encoding transcriptional regulator MntR, with translation MVGKTSDRLESIKSAHHFKPKARTPRMEDYLEVIYELVEKKGYATTGDISDYLNVSSPSVTKMMQRLHDTGYLTYERYKGISLTEKGTEVARGMRQRHDILAEFLIILGVDEETAHRDAEGIEHHLEPKTLEKLELFVKTIKNNPEMLRKVKSK, from the coding sequence TTGGTAGGCAAGACAAGTGACAGGCTAGAATCAATAAAGAGCGCTCATCATTTTAAGCCAAAGGCAAGAACGCCAAGGATGGAAGATTACCTCGAGGTAATTTACGAACTGGTTGAAAAAAAAGGATATGCTACCACTGGAGACATTTCCGACTACCTAAATGTTAGTTCTCCTAGCGTAACAAAGATGATGCAGAGGTTGCATGATACAGGCTATCTTACGTATGAAAGGTACAAGGGAATAAGTCTGACAGAAAAGGGTACTGAGGTTGCAAGGGGGATGCGCCAGCGACATGATATCCTTGCAGAGTTTTTAATAATTCTCGGCGTGGATGAAGAAACGGCGCATAGAGACGCTGAAGGCATAGAGCACCACTTGGAACCAAAGACACTGGAAAAACTGGAATTGTTTGTCAAAACCATAAAGAACAATCCTGAAATGCTGAGGAAGGTTAAGAGCAAGTAA
- a CDS encoding PINc/VapC family ATPase produces MLEGRVVLDTSIIIDGKVSKMLESGEFSNGEIIIPYAVLDELQAQASMNREPGFVGLAEIKKMRELSDGKSVTIRFVGERPSMDDIRLARHGRIDAIIKDVAKQEKATLLTADYVQALVAEAEGISAMHISSPVKTTDLSFEKFFDTETMSVHLKEGVVPMAKRGKPGNFQLVRIREEKCSYNELMHIVREVSEAARVSGSGTVEISRNGATVIQLGRYRIAITRQPFSESLEITIVRPIVKLTLEDYTVSKRLMERLKEKAEGVMIAGPPGSGKSTLASSLADFYMAQGKIVKTFESPRDLQVSDEVTQYSPLEGSFEKAAEILLLVRPDYTIFDEVRKINDFLVFADLRLAGVGMVGVVHASSPLDAVQRFIGKVELGMIPHILDTIIFVKEGQIKKVYELSLTVRVPTGMMEQDLARPVIDVRDFETGKLEYEIYTFGEENIVVPIGKESETDGIRKLAEGKILDLVRRFDRNAEVEIVGRDKAIVKVEKSAIPLLIGKGGSTISELERILGIRIDVEPKLKSLGQDVPFDISEAGNSVNIMFGDETIGKSVDVYVDNEYLFSAVVGKKARIKVSKKTDAGKKIIKSMITGTPLRVLAHSR; encoded by the coding sequence GTGTTGGAAGGCAGAGTTGTGTTGGACACTAGCATAATAATTGATGGTAAGGTATCAAAGATGCTGGAGTCTGGTGAGTTTAGTAACGGCGAAATAATCATACCGTATGCGGTTCTTGATGAGCTGCAAGCACAGGCATCAATGAACAGGGAACCTGGTTTTGTTGGGCTTGCAGAGATAAAGAAGATGCGGGAGTTAAGTGATGGTAAGAGTGTAACGATTCGATTCGTTGGCGAAAGACCAAGTATGGATGACATCAGGCTTGCGAGGCACGGGAGGATAGATGCTATTATAAAAGACGTTGCTAAACAGGAGAAGGCTACACTCCTTACTGCCGACTATGTTCAGGCTCTTGTTGCAGAAGCTGAAGGCATAAGCGCTATGCACATAAGCTCTCCAGTAAAGACCACTGATCTTTCCTTTGAAAAATTCTTTGATACTGAAACGATGAGTGTTCATCTGAAAGAGGGGGTTGTTCCGATGGCAAAACGTGGCAAACCGGGAAATTTCCAACTTGTTAGGATTAGAGAGGAGAAATGTTCCTATAATGAATTGATGCATATAGTCAGAGAAGTGTCGGAGGCTGCAAGGGTGAGCGGTTCCGGTACTGTTGAAATTAGCAGAAATGGTGCTACAGTCATACAGCTGGGAAGGTATAGGATAGCCATAACAAGACAGCCATTTTCGGAAAGTCTAGAGATCACAATTGTAAGGCCTATTGTTAAATTAACACTTGAAGATTATACTGTGTCAAAAAGGCTGATGGAGAGGTTGAAAGAAAAAGCTGAGGGTGTGATGATTGCTGGTCCTCCCGGGTCCGGGAAGAGCACACTTGCCAGCAGCCTTGCAGACTTTTACATGGCGCAGGGAAAGATTGTAAAGACGTTCGAGTCACCGAGAGACCTGCAGGTTAGTGACGAGGTAACGCAGTATTCACCGTTAGAGGGAAGCTTCGAGAAAGCCGCAGAAATCCTGCTGCTGGTAAGACCTGATTACACAATCTTTGATGAGGTTAGGAAGATAAACGACTTCCTTGTCTTTGCAGACCTGCGCCTTGCAGGTGTTGGCATGGTTGGTGTAGTACATGCAAGCAGCCCACTAGATGCAGTGCAGAGGTTCATTGGAAAGGTCGAGTTGGGTATGATACCGCACATACTTGACACGATAATTTTTGTCAAGGAGGGTCAGATAAAGAAAGTATATGAGCTTTCCTTAACGGTTAGGGTTCCAACTGGCATGATGGAGCAGGATCTTGCGAGGCCTGTTATAGATGTGAGGGATTTTGAGACAGGTAAGTTGGAATATGAAATCTACACGTTTGGAGAGGAGAATATCGTAGTTCCAATAGGAAAGGAATCTGAGACTGATGGAATTAGAAAGCTTGCTGAGGGAAAGATCCTGGATCTTGTGAGGAGGTTTGACAGAAATGCCGAGGTTGAAATTGTTGGCAGAGACAAGGCCATTGTTAAAGTGGAAAAGTCTGCGATACCATTGCTGATAGGCAAGGGAGGTTCTACAATTAGCGAGCTGGAAAGGATTCTTGGAATAAGGATAGATGTAGAACCTAAGCTGAAATCGTTGGGACAGGACGTTCCGTTTGATATAAGCGAGGCTGGAAATTCTGTTAATATAATGTTTGGCGATGAAACCATAGGCAAGTCCGTAGATGTGTATGTAGATAATGAATACCTCTTTTCTGCCGTTGTTGGCAAGAAGGCAAGGATAAAGGTGTCGAAGAAGACCGATGCTGGTAAGAAAATAATTAAATCCATGATTACTGGAACGCCTTTGAGGGTTCTTGCGCATTCTAGATAG
- a CDS encoding thiamine pyrophosphate-dependent enzyme translates to MLGAYMTDINMGIYTANIGNSRTIRITSEKVSLRYHVYENVRMQDLLHELTKSHIHKESKVRAKPPPETTETFSPIHGKKITVQRLFQCVNSFLSNNMVVIVDVGEALIGATDLVMHQGTEFLSPAYYASMGFGVPGSIGSQLARPNLRPLVLVGDGAFQMTGMELSTAVRFNLNPIVIVINNRGYGTERPMLDGPFNDLQLWEFSNIPKVVGGGRSFVIDYEEQLYEAMVESKAYTDGFCILDVRLEQGDMSPALERLTSKLAKLVQKE, encoded by the coding sequence ATGCTAGGGGCTTATATGACTGATATTAACATGGGCATATACACAGCTAATATAGGTAACTCAAGAACGATCCGGATCACAAGTGAAAAGGTTTCATTGCGTTATCATGTGTATGAGAACGTGCGCATGCAGGATTTGCTGCATGAATTAACAAAATCACATATACATAAAGAAAGCAAGGTTCGTGCAAAACCTCCTCCTGAAACCACGGAGACCTTCTCTCCAATACACGGAAAGAAGATCACTGTGCAACGGCTATTCCAGTGCGTCAACTCGTTCCTTAGTAATAACATGGTTGTGATTGTAGATGTAGGTGAAGCACTCATTGGTGCAACAGATCTGGTTATGCATCAGGGAACAGAATTCCTATCACCAGCATACTATGCCTCTATGGGTTTTGGAGTGCCGGGAAGCATCGGATCTCAGCTCGCACGTCCAAATCTACGGCCACTTGTCTTGGTTGGTGATGGAGCTTTTCAGATGACGGGCATGGAACTTTCTACGGCGGTAAGATTCAATCTCAATCCCATTGTTATTGTAATTAACAATAGGGGATACGGCACAGAGAGACCCATGCTCGATGGGCCGTTTAATGATCTTCAACTGTGGGAGTTCAGTAACATACCTAAAGTGGTAGGCGGGGGAAGAAGTTTTGTTATTGATTATGAGGAACAACTCTACGAAGCAATGGTAGAATCAAAGGCATACACAGACGGGTTCTGCATACTGGATGTCCGATTGGAGCAAGGAGACATGTCTCCTGCTTTGGAACGACTGACCAGTAAGCTTGCAAAATTAGTTCAAAAGGAATGA
- a CDS encoding DUF1326 domain-containing protein, whose protein sequence is MPSTIQIPKWSMKADYVETCNCDYGCPCNFDGFPTYGFCRALVLFHIKAGNYGNVKLDGLDLIYAASWPRAIHDGNGTMQLFITKKASEKQREALVNIFSGKAKGDGPFTIFASTMKYVLDPQFVDIKVKIDGRNSSFSVPTIIDVQLENFKNPVTGEEQDARVQLPKGFIWKVAHAATTRMMRITTPNLNFDESGKNAFYSIVKFKGP, encoded by the coding sequence TTGCCATCTACGATTCAGATTCCAAAATGGAGTATGAAAGCAGACTATGTTGAAACATGTAACTGCGATTATGGCTGCCCATGTAACTTTGATGGATTCCCCACCTACGGTTTCTGCAGGGCCTTGGTATTATTCCATATAAAGGCAGGTAACTATGGGAATGTTAAGCTTGATGGTCTCGATCTGATCTATGCTGCGTCATGGCCTAGAGCCATACATGATGGCAACGGTACTATGCAGTTGTTCATTACAAAGAAGGCAAGTGAAAAGCAGAGAGAAGCATTGGTTAACATCTTTTCTGGCAAGGCAAAAGGAGATGGACCCTTTACAATCTTTGCTTCTACGATGAAATACGTTTTAGATCCCCAGTTTGTCGACATCAAAGTCAAAATAGATGGTAGAAATAGTAGTTTTTCAGTACCAACGATCATTGATGTACAGCTGGAGAATTTCAAAAACCCTGTAACTGGGGAAGAACAGGATGCCAGAGTACAACTGCCAAAAGGATTTATCTGGAAAGTAGCACATGCAGCAACGACTAGGATGATGCGGATCACCACCCCCAATCTGAACTTCGATGAGTCTGGCAAGAACGCTTTCTATTCAATAGTAAAGTTCAAGGGCCCATAG
- a CDS encoding nicotinamidase, with protein sequence MTIKLDSSCALLIIDMQNDFMPTGSLPVPDSDKIVPILNKYIDLFTSAKLHIFASRDWHPPNHISFKQRGGIWPMHCVKDTMGAEFHSELRIPRSARIISKGYESDDDSYSCFERTDLAKKLEQSKVKCLLVAGVATDYCVKYTVLDALGLGYDVVVLEDAVKGIKNNDDALKEMQAKGVKIARIDDITR encoded by the coding sequence ATGACTATCAAGCTGGACAGTTCCTGCGCATTGCTCATAATCGATATGCAGAATGATTTCATGCCCACAGGTTCCCTGCCCGTTCCAGATTCTGACAAGATAGTGCCAATACTCAACAAGTATATAGACCTGTTTACATCTGCCAAGTTGCACATATTTGCAAGCAGGGACTGGCATCCACCTAATCACATATCATTTAAGCAAAGGGGAGGCATATGGCCCATGCACTGTGTAAAGGATACCATGGGAGCTGAGTTTCACAGCGAATTGAGGATACCAAGAAGTGCTAGGATTATTTCCAAGGGATATGAATCCGATGACGACTCGTACTCGTGCTTTGAAAGAACGGATCTTGCGAAGAAACTTGAGCAAAGCAAGGTAAAGTGTTTGCTCGTTGCTGGCGTAGCAACAGATTATTGTGTCAAATACACCGTACTTGATGCGCTCGGCCTCGGTTATGATGTTGTGGTTCTGGAAGATGCTGTAAAGGGCATAAAGAATAACGATGATGCTCTTAAGGAGATGCAAGCGAAGGGAGTAAAGATCGCTAGAATTGATGATATTACAAGATAA
- a CDS encoding sulfurtransferase codes for MLISASELRNKLGSNVLLVIDARSWKEYSAGHIPSAVNLDLFAFHWADTSLNGIEAFNKQMVKLLSNVGVSHDKFVVFYEDISGMLASRGVWLLEYFSHDKVAILDGGMGKWVRAGYELQTESIAYKPGKFDPKINTNVLATYEYVLNNLNNKEVRIIDARSVEEYTGQAVRAVKAGHIPGAINIDWMENIASDGSFKANDDLKKLYENVAMDNEIILYCQGGYRAANNYLALRKLGYRRLRVYLGSWYEWGNKLESPVER; via the coding sequence ATGCTAATCAGTGCAAGTGAATTACGGAATAAACTTGGAAGCAACGTTCTTCTTGTTATAGATGCTAGATCGTGGAAGGAATACTCTGCAGGGCATATACCCAGTGCAGTGAATCTTGATCTATTTGCCTTTCACTGGGCAGATACGTCGCTAAACGGCATTGAAGCATTCAATAAACAGATGGTCAAATTACTCTCAAATGTTGGTGTATCTCACGACAAATTCGTTGTATTTTATGAGGACATATCTGGTATGCTTGCGTCAAGAGGCGTGTGGTTGTTGGAATATTTCTCCCATGACAAGGTTGCAATTTTAGATGGTGGTATGGGGAAATGGGTTCGAGCGGGATATGAGTTACAAACGGAATCTATAGCATACAAACCAGGTAAGTTCGATCCGAAAATAAATACAAACGTACTTGCAACGTATGAATATGTTCTTAACAATCTGAACAATAAAGAAGTAAGGATCATAGACGCAAGGAGCGTAGAGGAATATACTGGCCAAGCAGTTAGAGCCGTGAAAGCAGGTCATATACCTGGTGCTATAAACATTGATTGGATGGAAAATATTGCGAGTGATGGAAGTTTCAAGGCAAATGATGATCTAAAGAAATTGTATGAAAATGTTGCTATGGATAATGAAATTATTCTATATTGTCAAGGTGGGTACAGGGCAGCTAATAACTACCTTGCATTAAGGAAACTGGGTTATAGAAGGTTGAGGGTGTATCTAGGGTCTTGGTATGAATGGGGTAACAAGTTAGAATCGCCTGTTGAAAGATAA
- the mscL gene encoding large conductance mechanosensitive channel protein MscL — protein sequence MAQEPAKRSMMQEFFDFLKTFGIIGLAIAFIIGSAASRLVTALVNDIITPFVGLFLPAGDLKAMSFTVGNSTFMYGDLIANAIDFLIIAFIVFLAYKQFSKFGIVEDKTKPAK from the coding sequence ATGGCCCAAGAACCTGCAAAGAGGAGTATGATGCAGGAATTCTTTGATTTTCTAAAGACCTTTGGGATAATTGGGTTGGCTATTGCGTTTATCATCGGTTCGGCAGCCTCCAGATTAGTTACAGCTCTAGTAAACGATATAATAACTCCATTTGTTGGGCTTTTCTTACCTGCAGGAGACTTGAAGGCAATGTCATTCACTGTTGGAAATTCTACATTCATGTATGGCGATTTGATTGCAAACGCAATAGATTTCTTGATTATTGCATTTATAGTATTCTTAGCTTACAAACAGTTCTCGAAGTTTGGTATCGTAGAAGATAAAACCAAACCAGCTAAATGA